One Vigna unguiculata cultivar IT97K-499-35 chromosome 7, ASM411807v1, whole genome shotgun sequence genomic region harbors:
- the LOC114189812 gene encoding uncharacterized protein LOC114189812 → MAEEKHHHHHLFHHHKDQETKPIETETGYDNPSYESSGVAEYETGFNKTSFSSDEPSGEGYEGRRKSGYSAIDESSGGYGTGGGYSDTTDAGYTKTSAGGGYGVGGVYSDTADGGYGKKSGGGGYKDDDSDERYDEVDYKKEEKHHKHLEHLGELGAAAAGAYALHEKHKAEKDPEHEHKHKIGEEVAAAAAVGAGGFAFHEHHEKKEAKEEEEEAHSEKRHHHHLF, encoded by the exons ATGGCCGAAGAGaagcaccaccaccaccacctcttCCACCACCACAAGGATCAGGAGACTAAGCCCATAGAAACCGAGACTGGTTACGACAACCCATCGTACGAGTCTTCTGGTGTTGCTGAATATGAAACTGGCTTCAACAAAACATCATTTTCTAGTGACGAACCTTCCGGTGAAGGCTATGAGGGGCGCAGAAAGTCAGGTTACTCTGCCATTGATGAGTCTTCAGGTGGCTATGGCACTGGTGGTGGATACTCTGACACCACCGATGCTGGCTACACCAAAACAAGTGCCGGTGGTGGCTACGGCGTTGGTGGTGTGTACTCTGACACCGCTGACGGTGGCTACGGCAAGAAAAGTGGTGGCGGTGGCTACAAGGATGATGATAGCGATGAACGTTACGATGAGGTTGACTACAAGAAGGAGGAGAAGCACCACAAGCATCTTGAGCACCTTGGTGAGTTAGGTGCTGCAGCAGCTGGTGCTTACGCCTTG CATGAGAAGCACAAGGCAGAGAAAGACCCAGAGCACGAACACAAGCACAAGATAGGAGAGGAGGTTGCAGCAGCTGCTGCAGTGGGAGCTGGTGGATTTGCCTTTCACGAGCATCATGAGAAAAAGGAAGcgaaggaagaggaagaggaagctCATTCAGAGAagcgccaccaccaccacctcttCTGA
- the LOC114192529 gene encoding 22.7 kDa class IV heat shock protein, protein MEVELGLKITRTQDDNTSVSDFQFAKDRSGPVFFSKESDSKLILTAHLKGYKKEDIDINISKDGSEICVSGEKEVQEMQMIPFKKEMKTKGFAKKFRIPEGVVLDRIRAKYKEVDAVLTIVMPKMELGKGMREIEEVLEREEPENVVDSVTPEPEKIEEETAPVKKPKKPWTPCPPFYFGGSTLLLTLLFLVMHYIRARKN, encoded by the exons ATGGAGGTTGAGTTGGGGCTGAAGATCACAAGAACCCAAGATGATAACACTTCCGTTTCTGATTTCCAGTTTGCCAAAGACAGATCTGGACCTGTCTTCTTTTCCAAAGAATCTGATTCAAAGCTCATCCTCACAGCACATCTTAAAG GGTATAAGAAAGAGGACATTGACATCAATATCAGTAAAGATGGGAGTGAGATTTGTGTGAGTGGGGAGAAGGAGGTGCAGGAAATGCAAATGATACCGTTCaagaaagagatgaaaaccaAAGGGTTTGCGAAGAAGTTTAGAATCCCTGAAGGGGTGGTTTTGGATCGGATAAGGGCTAAGTATAAGGAAGTGGATGCAGTGTTGACAATTGTGATGCCAAAAATGGAATTGGGAAAAGGAATGAGAGAAATTGAGGAGGTGCTGGAAAGAGAAGAGCCAGAAAATGTTGTGGATAGCGTGACGCCAGAGCCAGAAAAGATTGAAGAGGAAACAGCTCCGGTGAAGAAGCCCAAAAAACCATGGACTCCTTGTCCTCCTTTCTATTTTGGAGGATCAACTTTGCTTCTCACTCTTCTATTTCTTGTAATGCACTATATTAGAGCCAGAAAGAATTAA
- the LOC114191110 gene encoding uncharacterized protein LOC114191110, whose translation MPATDYQGSSPASLTHFGRALFSLRREQVHSISMEGSSFEAEMESFQQHVTDRFLELSSVAHDDLLSLSWVGKLLDCFLSCQEEFRAIVCAQKTQSLRPPLDRMVTDYFDRSVKALDVCNAIRDGIEQIRQWQKLLEIVVYALGNQRSIGEGQFRRARKALADLAIGMLDDKDSNASMANRNRSFSRNTGYKDHHHSHSHGHSHSSGSGYHHRSLGHFRSLSWSVSRTWSAAKQLQAIGNSINPPKANDLVASNGIAMTLFIMNSVLLFVMWALVAAIPCQDRGLHVHFTIPRNFSWAAALLSLHERIMEESKKRDRKNSCGLLREIHQIEKCARSMNELSDSVIFPLTEDKEREVKQIVQDVSQVCDALKDGLDPLERQVRQVFHKIVRSRTEGIDSLGRPTYAE comes from the coding sequence ATGCCCGCGACGGACTACCAAGGGTCGTCTCCTGCTTCTTTAACCCATTTTGGCCGTGCACTTTTCAGTCTTCGTCGCGAACAGGTTCACTCCATTTCCATGGAGGGGTCAAGCTTTGAGGCTGAGATGGAATCTTTTCAGCAACACGTCACTGACCGGTTCTTGGAACTCTCTTCGGTGGCCCATGATGATTTGCTTTCCCTCTCATGGGTTGGGAAGCTCCTTGATTGCTTCCTGAGTTGCCAAGAGGAATTCAGAGCCATTGTCTGCGCCCAGAAGACACAGTCGTTGAGACCCCCCTTGGATCGTATGGTGACTGATTACTTTGACCGCAGTGTCAAGGCTTTGGATGTTTGTAACGCTATTCGTGATGGGATTGAGCAGATTCGCCAATGGCAGAAGCTGTTAGAGATTGTTGTCTATGCATTGGGAAATCAGAGGAGCATTGGCGAGGGCCAATTTCGAAGAGCCAGGAAGGCCCTCGCTGATTTGGCAATTGGGATGCTCGATGATAAGGACTCCAATGCCTCAATGGCGAATAGAAACCGGTCCTTTAGCCGCAACACTGGTTATAAAGATCATCATCATAGCCATAGTCATGGTCACAGTCATAGTAGCGGTAGTGGCTATCATCATCGGTCTTTAGGACATTTTCGATCGCTTTCATGGAGTGTTTCTCGGACCTGGTCTGCTGCCAAGCAGCTCCAAGCAATTGGGAACAGCATTAATCCACCAAAGGCAAATGATCTTGTGGCTTCTAATGGAATTGCAATGACGTTGTTCATCATGAATTCAGTCCTGTTGTTTGTTATGTGGGCTCTTGTGGCAGCAATTCCGTGCCAGGACCGCGGGTTACATGTCCACTTTACCATTCCCAGGAATTTCTCTTGGGCTGCTGCATTACTCTCTCTTCACGAAAGGATCATGGAGGAGTCAAAGAAGAGGGATCGCAAGAATTCCTGTGGCTTGCTCAGGGAGATTCATCAGATTGAGAAATGTGCTAGATCGATGAATGAATTGTCTGATTCTGTGATCTTCCCGTTGACAGAGGACAAAGAGCGGGAGGTTAAGCAGATAGTGCAGGACGTTTCACAAGTTTGTGATGCTTTGAAAGACGGGCTGGACCCTTTGGAGCGCCAAGTAAGGCAggtttttcataaaattgttcGCAGTCGAACAGAAGGGATTGACTCTCTTGGTAGGCCAACCTATGCTGAATAA
- the LOC114191406 gene encoding uncharacterized protein LOC114191406: protein MVTTRNRNSNIDGDADLAEENAILRRKEEGISSTPTVPDPLRLSRVQQHRDAEWVESRPPPTGQEQSQPARVEKTQASRGNPSHTMAESSEANDGGRPSRQPIPASGFSPFTSYILETPLSEKWKIPTFDKYDGTTNPDNHMRVFMHQMMFHAVSDPIWYRVFSTSLTGEALEWFSELPAGSIDSFATLKARFSTQFAPLKPAILMVDNLVIIRQEDGESLRSYLDRYNQMSVKIKDLSDEIARHHFSYGLQPGVFTDKISRKKLKTMEEMRERAAKFIQMEDMQEFQVKKREKEDAATAKPAAPQPNKPLARPSEKKPPKFTTYTPLAVPRARILQEAFSVESLPAVRKKPPPPDADGSKHCQYHRTIGHTTEECHTLRDKIEELIRQTHLKKYIRQDRPPQSPARNRSPVRRAPLARWEKRREPEPERRRRGPSRAHHSPRRSRSRSHDKPLRGYINTISGGCAGGGSSSTARKRHVRALKSVHLVEKKIRSMPPITFTDDDFKAPDLDHDDPMVISIEVAEYGIGKVLVDQGSSVNILYWKTFRKMNLSEDLIVPYNEQIVGFSGERVDTRGYLELRTRIGSRKDD from the exons ATGGTGACCACAAGGAACCGGAACAGCAACATAGACGGAG ATGCAGATCTTGCGGAGGAGAACGCCATCCTAAGGCGGAAGGAAGAAGGGATCTCGTCGACGCCTACTGTACCCGACCCGCTCAGGTTAAGTCGGGTGCAGCAGCACCGGGATGCCGAATGGGTGGAGAGTCGTCCTCCACCAACAGGACAGGAGCAATCACAGCCGGCTCGGGTTGAGAAGACGCAGGCTTCGAGGGGAAATCCGTCGCACACGATGGCGGAGAGCTCGGAAGCAAACGATGGGGGCCGCCCATCGCGTCAACCGATCCCTGCGTCGGGATTCTCCCCCTTTACATCGTACATTTTGGAGACGCCGCTGTCAGAGAAGTGGAAAATCCCAACGTTCGATAAGTACGATGGCACGACTAACCCAGATAATCACATGCGGGTCTTCATGCATCAGATGATGTTCCACGCAGTTAGTGACCCCATCTGGTACCGTGTTTTCTCGACTTCTTTGACAGGGGAGGCGTTGGAATGGTTTTCCGAGCTGCCGGCCGGTAGTATTGACTCTTTTGCCACTCTGAAGGCAAGGTTTAGCACACAATTCGCGCCCCTGAAGCCAGCCATTCTGATGGTCGATAACCTGGTGATCATTCGGCAGGAAGATGGGGAATCGCTGAGGAGTTATCTCGATCGGTACAATCAGATGTCGGTCAAGATAAAGGATCTCAGCGACGAAATCGCTCGACATCATTTCTCATATGGGCTCCAGCCGGGAGTTTTCACGGACAAGATAAGCCGCAAGAAACTGAAGACGATGGAGGAGATGAGGGAACGAGCGGCCAAGTTCATACAGATGGAAGATATGCAAGAGTTCCAGgtgaagaagagggagaaggagGATGCCGCAACCGCGAAGCCGGCCGCACCTCAGCCAAACAAACCTTTGGCACGGCCCAGCGAGAAGAAACCACCGAAGTTCACGACGTACACCCCCTTAGCCGTTCCTAGGGCTAGGATTCTACAAGAAGCTTTCAGCGTCGAATCACTTCCCGCGGTCAGAAAGAAGCCCCCACCACCCGATGCCGACGGTAGTAAGCACTGCCAGTACCATAGGACGATCGGCCACACTACTGAAGAGTGCCACACGCTCCGCGACAAAATCGAAGAGCTTATTCGGCAGACACATCTGAAGAAGTATATTCGACAAGATCGTCCTCCGCAAAGCCCGGCGAGGAACAGGAGCCCAGTAAGAAGAGCCCCCCTGGCCCGATGGGAGAAGCGGAGAGAGCCCGAACCTGAGAGGCGAAGGAGAGGACCGTCTAGGGCGCATCATAGCCCAAGGAGGAGCCGCAGTCGGAGCCACGATAAACCCCTTAGGGGTTATATCAATACCATCTCCGGAGGTTGCGCCGGAGGAGGATCGAGCTCTACAGCTCGAAAGAGACACGTCCGGGCGCTAAAGTCGGTTCATCTGGTGGAAAAGAAGATCCGGTCGATGCCCCCCATCACGTTTACGGACGACGACTTCAAGGCGCCCGACCTTGATCATGATGATCCGATGGTCATCTCAATAGAGGTAGCCGAGTATGGGATCGGGAAGGTGTTAGTTGACCAGGGAAGCTCCGTCAACATCTTATACTGGAAGACTTTCCGGAAGATGAACCTCTCGGAGGACCTGATCGTCCCATATAACGAGCAGATCGTTGGTTTCTCTGGCGAGCGAGTCGACACAAGGGGCTACCTGGAACTTCGTACCAGGATCGGCTCACGGAAGGACGACTGA